The genomic DNA GGCTACATCGTCCATCCCCACGTCGGCGTCTTCGTCGAGGAGTTCCGCGTCGTGGTCTACGTCACCGGCGAGGTGAGCAAGCCGGGTTCCTTTCCCTACGAAGAGGGGATGACCGTGATCAAGGCCCTCAGCCTCGCCGGCGGGCTGACCGAGAAGGCGGCCGAAGGGAAGATGACGGTCACCCGGAAGGGCCAGGGCCCGAACGAGACCGCGATTCTTGTCGGGATGCACGATCTCCTCCGGCCGGACGACGTCCTTCAGGTTCCGGAGAAGCGGTGGGTCTACGTGACCGGCGAGGTCAAGAAGCCGGGCTCGTATTTGTTCGACGAACAAATGACGATCCTGAAGGCGATCACGCTGGCCGGAGGGCTGACCGACAAGGCCGCCCCGGCCAAAACGGAAATCATCCGGAAGAAGGAAGGAAAGGAAGACAAGATCCGCGTCAAGATGGAGGACCCGCTCCAGCCGGAGGACGTGGTGGTCGTCCCGGAAAGTTTCTTCTAAAGGAGTAAGGAGCGAGGAGTGAAGGGTAAGGGGAAAAAATGAATATTTGGAAGTGTGGAGCGTCTTCATTCTCCTTACTCCTAACTCCTCACTCCTAACTGGTTACGCATTGGAGTCATTATGCAAACCGAACCCGAAATCCATCTGCGCGATTACCTCCGCGTCCTCCAGAAACGGCGGTGGACCGCGATCACCTTTTTCGTGATCCTGGTCACCGTCGTGGCGGTGGTCACCTTCACGATTCAGCCCGTCTATCGCTCCGCCGTTCAGATCCTGATCGAACGGGAGAATCCCAACGTGGTTTCGATCCAGGAGGTCCTGGCGGTCGACGCCACCGCGACTGACTACTACCAGACCCAGTACGAGATCCTGAAGAGCGAGACCCTCGCCCGGCGGGTGATCGACCGGCTGAAGCTGGGCCAGAACCCCGATTTTCAGAACCCATCCGCCCGCTCGGAGGATTCGACGAGTCCGGATCCCGAGGAGAATTCCCGGCGGTGGTTGAAGACATTCCTGTCCCGGTTGACGGTGAGCCCCAT from Nitrospiria bacterium includes the following:
- a CDS encoding SLBB domain-containing protein; its protein translation is MWTICTPSASGPCCRSVPGFFASALRRFAALLIGAGLILSGTAWSQDYVLGPRDVLNITVYDHKDLETKVRVSEDGKITFPLLGEIKVSGLTVQQLERRITTRLANGYIVHPHVGVFVEEFRVVVYVTGEVSKPGSFPYEEGMTVIKALSLAGGLTEKAAEGKMTVTRKGQGPNETAILVGMHDLLRPDDVLQVPEKRWVYVTGEVKKPGSYLFDEQMTILKAITLAGGLTDKAAPAKTEIIRKKEGKEDKIRVKMEDPLQPEDVVVVPESFF